The Pseudopipra pipra isolate bDixPip1 chromosome 8, bDixPip1.hap1, whole genome shotgun sequence sequence GAGGTACCAGGCTGGGTCCTGATGAGCGCTGAGCCCATCCCACCTCTGCATCTTCCCCACTGCAGGACAGGCAAAGCCCCATCCACACAATTAAAGGCAGTTGGgatcaggagctgctgcccacacagcccctgcccactgccctgcaATCCCCCCAGCCCACAGAGACCCTAAGAGCACACGAGGATATGTGAAGGTGCCGCAGCACCTGATGAATagaaggagctggaggtgcCTGTCCTACCTCTTCAGCAAAGGACAGTGCTGCCAGGTGAGCAGGGTGTGGAGGGTCACATCCTAGCACAGGGACACATATCCTCCTTTCACCCCCACCCCagagggaggctgtgacagTTTCCACAATAGGAGGAATGCAGCTGATTGAGCCATAAGGTCCCCACAAGCCAATTCCAGGACTTGAACAGTCCCAACatgcctcctgccagccccaaaTCTGTGACTCACTGAAGGGGAAGAGCCCCAGTTCCCAAAGGCCCTGCAGCACATGCCGTGAGGGGTAAATGCCACTGGGGATGGAGGTGCAGGACCATACTTGATGTTCTGCTGGCCATGGAAGGTCATGAAGTAGAGTGGGAGGTCCTCAAAGCGATCGGCCCACTCATCATACAGCTCCAGCTGGTCCTCCAGGCGCCGACCCGCAAACTGCGTCAGCATGATCTTGGCCAGGCGGACGTTGTTGATCTCAAAGCTGCCCCACAGCGTGCACACTCCCTGCATGCACAGGTCCAGCGCGTACTCACTGATAAAGGTGGTCTTCCCGCTGCCCGTCGGGCCTGGTGcaagaacagaaacagaaggaatTAGCTGGGGAGATGATCCTACCCATCCTGAACGTGCTGGCAGGCTGTTGAGAGGTGGAAGCGCCAGGGAGTGGGATAAGAGAGGCCCATCCACAGTACTCACATCATAAATAAACAACGTCTCATGCCACACTGCACACCTGGGTGCACGGACATTGCCTCCCATAGCCTGTGGGtccctggggagggctgggcagccggtgggtgggcacagggagggctcAGACAGGAGGTGGCAGGCGGGAGCAGGCGTAAGGGACAGTCCAGGACTTCCTgtgctgccccaggcagggagCCCATCACCACATCGGCATGCCCAGTCCCACCGAACTGAGGAATGCACCCCAGCCTCTCACACTCCTTCGAGACAGGCTCAGCCAAACCCAAGAGCTGAGAGACTTGGAAGACGCATGAGGCATCAACCCCAGAAGGGTGAAGCCACCAAAGAGCCTTCTGCTCCCCTTGTCTACCACTGTGCCCCCTACCTGTGAAGACGGTAAGCTCCCCTCTGCGGTGCCCTTTGAGGAGCTTGTTGAGCTCGGGGAAGCGCACCCACTTGATGCCAGCCACCTGCTCGGTGTTGGCTAGCTCCCCAAACACTTCCTCACGCAGCTGCCGGAAGGAGATGATGGATTTGTGGCTGGCGGGCAGGGCAGCACGCAGGATCTTGGTGAAGTTCAGGCCCTGGTTCAGAACTTCCAAGGGCCGGGGCTGCAGGTTCCCAGGGCGCACCAGGGAGCAGCGCTTGAGGCTCAGCTTGCGGGCAAAGAGCTTGGCAGCTTCCCAGGAGCGTAGGTCCTCACCGAGCCACAGGGTGATGCGTTTGAACTGCTCCAGGTAGGGGAGGAGGGCGGGAGGCAGGCAGGTGGTCCCCCGCggcagggccaggctggccaCCCCTGCTTGGTGCAAGGCCAGGGCATCCAGCTCCCACCCAGTTAAGACCAGCTCTGTGTCTCGGCAGCCGATCAGGGGCAGCCCAAAAAGATTGTGATAGGAATCGATGCGGGGTAAAGTCTCTTCCAAGTAAGCTATTGTGTTCCCCTTTTTCTCCACCCTCACAAGCTTCAGGCCTTTCAGGGTTGCATTGCGGGGGCTGAACCAGGGGAAGACCAGGGACTTGGCAGTCCTCAGATAACGCACCCCAAAGCGTTTCAGGGTGGCATTTGACACCAGGGAGATACCAAACATGGCCTTGGTCTTGTTGGTCTCCtcctcatccagcagctcccagagcgGCAGAGCCCGGTCCCAGATGCAGCGGGCATCTTCGCTAGCCTGTCGCATGtcctcctccatctcctccgAGCTGGCGGGGGGAATACCACGGTGCTGCAGCTCCACGTTGGCCTGGAAGTCCTGCCAGGTGCCCTCGGCCAGGGTGGCCGTGCACAGGAAGCTGCCCGTGGTCTTGTCAATGAAAAGCGTGTACGGGGCACTGCCGGCTCTCTGCGGCGGCTGGTCCGCGTGGCCGGCGGTGAAGaggctgggggtgtgcaggCAGCTGTACCCGTCGTGGAAGGGGATGTCGTGGGCCCGCAGGTACTGCCGGATCTCGGTGACGGAGACGGAGGGCGCGGGCCCCTCGGGGGAGGGCAGCACGTCCTTCTTGTAGCGCCGCTGGCCGAGGCGGCCCGGCGCCCCAGGGCTCAGCGAGGCTCCCTTGCTCCTGGTCCCCCCGCAGAACACCGGCAGGAGGCGGCCGGCGGCTCTGCCGGGCCGCAGGGGCACCAGCGCCATCCTGACCGCCCCTGCGCCCTCCCGCGCCGCTGCCGCTCCGCATGGGCGGCTACCCcgcggcccccggccccgcagAGCCGCTCAGGCCGCCGCCCCCACGTGGGGCCACACGGACACCGCCATTACCTGGTCCCGCTCCCCAAGCGTCACttcccggcggggcgggggcggctgTTCCCTGTCCCGCCTCTCCGGCGGTTCCGGCTCCGGGTGAGCGCGGAACCATGACGGGCCGCGGGTCGCCCAGCCGGTTCCTCACCGCCGTCCTGCACAACGGCGTGGGTCGGTACGTGCGGCAGCTCCAGCGCCTGCAGTTCCTCTTCAGCCCCACCGCAGCCGACGCCCGCGGCGCCAGGTACCGCCGGAGGCGCCCGTCCGCCTTCCTGGGTTGGGAGTGGGGAGCCGGGTAGCCCCTTTAACTAGGGGAGGGGGGTCTtctcccccctgccctgtcAGCGTGGGGAGGGGACGGGGCTGCAGCCCCATGACCACAGTGGAGCGGCGGAGTGGGACGACGAACCTCCTGCGAGACGGGACTGGGGCTGGAAGGCGGCACCGGTGACCCCTGAGCTCCgccctggcacagggggcaTCACCCCAACCTCTGCATTGTGACCCCTCCCGTGGGCAGGGCATGGGAGGGGTGACCCCACCTGTGACCTTCGCCCTGGGGTGGGGGCTACAACCCTCCCCCATCTCTGGCCGGGCCGGGGCTCACGGTCCCCCTGTTCCCCAGGCAGTTCGTAGAGGAGGCAGCACAGGACTTTGCTCGGCAGCACCCCGATGTTGTTCTCTACGTGAGCCCCGGCTCGGGCACGGCCCCGCTGGTGCGGGCTGAGTACTGTGAGTGcttggggacacggggagaGAATGGGGATGGGGCTGTCCCTGCCGTGCCCTGGCTCTGCGCAACCTCTGCCTGGCACAGGCGGTGCTgaggcagctgctgtgggatgggggatCAGCAGCTGCCCCCCGGAGGCCTGTGGAGTGGGGGGATCCTGGCCTGACCCCCTCGCTCTGCTGCAGTGAACGGGACAGTGCGGGAGGAGCTCATCGCCAGCAAGACAAGTGAGGAGATCGTGCAGCTGGTCACGAAGCTGGCCAACCAGTCCGGCCTGGACATCATCCGCATCCGCAAGCCCTTCCACACCGACAATCCCAGTGTCCAGGGCCAGTGGCACCCCCTCACCAACAAACCTTCCATCCTCACTGTCCAAGGCCCACGCCTGCAGCCCCAATAAAGCCTCTTCCACCTGCAACCCTATGTGTCTGCATCCATCTCTTTTGCCTGCAGAGAGACACCGTCACACCATGTCCAGACAGAGCCATGTTTATTGCCAAGGGGACGTGGAGCTGTGCACGAGGGGTGTCAGACACAGGGTGATACCCCTCCTTGGAGGGTGGGGGTGGTCCTTGGTGGTGGCTCATGTCCCCTTCTTGCAGCAAAAACAGTGGGGGCAGGATGGGAGAAGCCAGGTGTGCAATTCTTGCCTTTTCCCACTAAGCATCGCTCTCCTGAAATAGGAGGCCTAGGCTGTAGCCCATGAGGGACCCCAGGGGCTGCCACCCCCCTCTTGTctcccctgcagggctgagctggcaATGTCCTGATCATAGAGGTGCCAGCAAGGAACACACGGGAGGACACACACCCCAGCAAGTCTCTCcttccacagcttctcctgTGTCACCATATGAAATGTTTTTGTCACCAGTCTCTCAGCTTCCCCCAGGAGGTGGCAGGAGCAGAAATAGCTGGGGGAATTTAGGGACCATGGCTGCTCCTGGAAAGTGCCATGAAGAGGAGGATGCTCCAGAGGGAGGCAGACCGGCAGACCCTTGTCCAGGGCTCTTCTTCCTCACTGTATGAGGACATTTCCCCACCCAAGGATTGTCTCACAGGTGACAGGGCTGTGCTTGAACCCCAGTTCTCCAACGGCACCACACAGGAGGGCAGAAACACGTGCTTGGGGCCACAGGGGCACTGTGGACATCAAGGGGATGTGGGTGCTGCGCTGGTCCCTTGTCATGCTGTAGGGCACTGTGGTGGCTGCCAGTCCTGCTGCTAGTGCATCTTGCTGCCTCCTGCTGCATCCAGCGCCCTGGGGAGAGGGGGCAGAGCCCTGTCAGGATCAGAGGGCCTGGGGATGccacctccccagggcatccagCCAGATATTTCACCTGTGGCCTCTTTGCAGGGGGCACACACCCCTTCACCAGCTGCTCCAATGCATTCGGGTAGCGAGCTCCTCGACATGTTTCTGTTCCTTGCCAAACCATCCTCTCCCAGAGAGGAAACCCTGGGGGGCAGATGTGGGAGAGCGGGCAGAGGCTGGCAGCCACCGAGGCCAGCCCCCACAATGTGAGATGTATCCActgcccctctcctgcctgaGAGCGGGCAGCAGGAGAAACCCGCCAGCCCCATGCCGGAAAGGGATCCTGCACCCTGCAAGAGGCACAGGCACAGTGCgtcagcccccagcccccctccCTGTTCCTCACCCACCTCTCAGCAGCTGTCCAGCTCCCATGTGCCGAGGGACACCCAGCAGGGCCAGCCAAGTCCACACGTCCATGACAGTGTCTCTGTCACGCCTGGATGAAGAGACAAACTCgccctccctcccagtgtccACTTTCAGCCAGGTGCCAGCTCCTATCTCCAGTTTGTGGCCACCATCAGTGGGTTTTTATACATAAATAGAGCTTCTAAATTTAAATAgatgcttctttctttttttttttctgtacagcaAGTCTCAAAAGTGAGTAAAAGCCAAAGGAACGGCTGagcccgggcccggcccggctctgCCATCCAGGAGGTAGTTTCGCCTGAGTCTTGTAACACTGCTGGCaaaggggtgggagaagggGCTGAAGGGGAGGAGGGTCCCGCTggcagaacccccctccccagcccctaCACGGAGCTCTCGTCCAGCTTCTCCACCAGCTGTGTGTGTTTCCGCTTCTCCAGAATCTTGCTGAGCTCCTCAGTGAAAGATGCACTGTAGAGCGGGGAGACTAGaggctcctcctgctgctgtagCAGCATGTAGCTGTTGCCGTTCATCTTGCGGAGGACGTTGGGCAGAGCCCCCATGCCGTTGGTGAGCTCAGCCGGCAGCGGGGGCGGCAGCGGGGGCACAGCAACCGGCAGCTCCTTGACGGGGGAAGTGGCAGCCGTGGGCGCCTCACCAGGGATGATCCGCAGGCAGCCATCAGGGTACGTgagctcttcctcctcctcctcctcctcccggtGGCCCTTGCGCAGGCAGTTGGCTGAGACGGTCTGCAGCTCCACGCTGGATGGCCGTGGCTCCCCCAGCACATACTTGCCCTTGCGCTTCTCCAGGCAGGACATGTAGAGGAGGACGGTGCTGAGCACAGCGCAGAGCACCACCAAGGTGACAATGGCAGAGATGTAAGCCACCTTCATGTCGTTGGCTGCCTGGCTGGCAGCGTGGGGTGGGGTGGCAGCTGTAGGGCTGCGGGGTATCTCGGGCAGCACAGTGAGGCTGTAGGCAGCCAGCAGCGTCTGAAGACCCCGCTCCTCCCCGTAGCAGCGGTACTCGCCACTGTGCTGGGGCAGCGTGTCTGTCACCAGCAGCCCATCCACCCCCACACGCAGCCGGTCCTGCCCCATGCCCAGCACCTCACTGCCATTCAGCAGCCACACGGCTCGGGCCAGGTTGGAGCGCTGGTCGCAGGGCAGCAGCACATCGTCTCCCTGCAGCACTGTCCGGTTCTTCCATGGCAGGGAGCCTGTGGGGACACACAACGCCTCACACCTGTCCTGGCCACCCTAAGGGACGCTGGACACCAGCATCCCCATGGTCCCAAGGGGTGGCAGACTTACCTCGCCCGGAGATGCTCCGGCATCCCTTGTTGCCGCTCTGAATGTCCTGcaccagccctgtgctgcaaggCAGGGGGAGCTTCAGCCATACAGCCTCGGTGCATACAGCCCACCCTTTACGAGGTCATGGCCACCAGAAGACCTACCACCAGACACTGGCCAGACCTTTGGGGGTGGCTCTGGGGTGACTGTGCCATGGAGTGATGCACAGCAGCATAGGATGGGGCAGGTGGAAGGGTTGTGGGGACCcggctggggacaggcacccATCCCTACCTGTCCGTGGTGGCGGTGGCACGGCAGGCCCTGCCATCCCAGGCACAGTAGGGGTCCCGGGCGAGGATGCAGTCATAGCAGGAGGTGTACCTGGCACAGGTGGCCAGGGGCACCTGCACGATCCCACTGGCTGCCCCCACATACAGGCTTCTCTGATGGGGAAAAGACTGGCTCAGCATTGATCTGGCCATGGGGTGCCCCATGGTGCCCAGAGACCCCCCAGCAGAGCTCTCCCTTGATGGGGATGCACGAGAGGATCCCCAGATCACAGTCAGTGCCAATGGGTGGAGCTGGCAAGGAGGCCAGGCTGCCCTGCTGCACTCCAGCACATATCCCAAGCTGGGCTGACCAAGGAGTCACATCCCCCCACTCCCACAAAGAGCCCAATGGCAGCTTCACAGCACAAGCATACCCCATGTGTGATGGCCCCCTACTTCTTCTCCCTCACCTGGGCGTGAGAGATCACCAGgctctccacgggctgcaggtccctAAACACCTGCACCTCCTCCACGATGTGGATGCCAGAGCCCACCACCACAGCCTTGTGAAGCCAGCCGtctcctggagagcagagcGGGGGGTTCAGGAGGGAATGTGTGGTGTGCCCCCTGTCCAGCACAGACCTGGCAAACTTACCCCACACTCACCTGTCCCCATGAAGAGCACATCGTAGGAGCGGCCATCCAGGGCCTGCACTCTGTCCACGGCCAGCCGGCTGTACGCCACGCTCTTCTTCACCAGGAGCGGCTCCCCGCCAGCCGGCTTCACCTCCTCAAACATGAGCGGGTGCAGCTTGACAAAGTCCAGGACGCTGTTGGGCAAGTCCTGCGAGGAGTTGTAGCCCTTCCTGCGGGAGTGGTCCGTGATGCACTGCCCAGGGGAGATGGGGGTCAGAGGGGAATGTGGCTGCCCCGTGccccccctgctctgcaccccCTGGCACTCACAGAGCCGGGccggggctcgggcactgcacCATCATAGCGGGCCCACTTGCGAGTCGAGTCCTGGTACTCCATGTAGGGGCCCTCAAAGGCACGCTGCACTGCCGAGATGCTGTAGCGGCACACAGCCGAGGCCTCCATGGTCCTCCTGAGGGGCAGAACCTCACCTGAGTCTGGACAGACACATGACTGCTCCCAATTAATGCACCCACAGGTGTGCAGCACATGCCTGTGTATGCCCTCAAGCATCTCTGGTTCCATCCCCCCCGTGCTGTAGATTTGTAGCCCCAGTTGTTTCGGCTGCTGCCGCACTCACCACTGTGCTGAGAGCGTGAAAGCAGCATAGAAGACAGTGCTGGCCCAGCCACCTCCATCCAGGCTGCAGACGCTGCGCAGCACCTCGTAGTAGGGGATGTAGCAGACCAGGCGCGCCTTCATGAAGGACGTCCACTTGCGCTGAAGGATCTTCTTCCCCCCCACATCACTCTGGGAGGGTGCGGGGAGCATTTTTGCACAGGCTGGTGGGGGGTGCATTCCCCTCTACCCATGCCTCAGTTCCCCCCCAAATGGAGGCATGCTGCTCCTGCACCAAGAGGAGCAGTGCTTGGCTCCCTCTGGCTGGGAACATGCCTACCTTGCAGACACGGGCAACCCGAGCCACTCGGGCCACATGACTCTTGTCAAAGAAGGATGTGGTCTCCTCTCCCGCCCTCTCCGTGAAGAAGTAGTAGATTTTGTCATCATCACCTacagggctgtccctgctctcccGGACCAGCACAGATGCCACGAACTCGGCATCTGGGGACACGGAACAAGAAGTGGAGATTGGGGACCAACCACAGGATGGGGAATCCCTCCCTGCCTCGATTTCCTCTCATTGCAAACCACACAGGACTCCAGGACCACTCCCCACCCCTGCTCCACACGCTCCAAAGCATCCCCCAGCCCATGATGCTGGTCACAGGACTGGGGGGGACATGGACATCTCACCATTTAGCCAGTGCAGTGGGGACTCCTCTGTCTTCAGTGGTCGCTGGTGCAGGTTCCTCCGAATGTCAGGAAGGCTCCGAAACTCGTAGCGCGTGGCCGTGTACAAGCCGCCGTCTGAGCAGGGCAGGTACCCATCAGCATGGCCCTGCACCCTGGGGACAGCCCCACAGGCCACCAGCATCCCCATGCCCCAGGCAGATGAGGCAGAGGAGGATCAAGTCCTGGCCTGGTAAGGCCGCTGCACGCAGGGCCTACCTGGCTGGCACCACCTGCAggggtgctggggatggggccaGGATTTGTTGGCATCCCACATGTCCCCGCCAGCCCTGGAAAGGTGCCACTTACCCACAATGAGGCCGGTGTAGCCACGGGCAGGGTCATATGGGCACTTCTCCTTGCCTTCCTCAAAGTGAGACGGCAACATGAACCTGTTGGCATCctttgggggggaaagggaacCTGGTTAAACAGGAGGGGACAGACGCGCCTTACCTGCCAGCCTCACGCTCTTTGCAGAGGCTGCTAGCAGGGACAAAGCAATGCCC is a genomic window containing:
- the TWNK gene encoding twinkle mtDNA helicase; amino-acid sequence: MALVPLRPGRAAGRLLPVFCGGTRSKGASLSPGAPGRLGQRRYKKDVLPSPEGPAPSVSVTEIRQYLRAHDIPFHDGYSCLHTPSLFTAGHADQPPQRAGSAPYTLFIDKTTGSFLCTATLAEGTWQDFQANVELQHRGIPPASSEEMEEDMRQASEDARCIWDRALPLWELLDEEETNKTKAMFGISLVSNATLKRFGVRYLRTAKSLVFPWFSPRNATLKGLKLVRVEKKGNTIAYLEETLPRIDSYHNLFGLPLIGCRDTELVLTGWELDALALHQAGVASLALPRGTTCLPPALLPYLEQFKRITLWLGEDLRSWEAAKLFARKLSLKRCSLVRPGNLQPRPLEVLNQGLNFTKILRAALPASHKSIISFRQLREEVFGELANTEQVAGIKWVRFPELNKLLKGHRRGELTVFTGPTGSGKTTFISEYALDLCMQGVCTLWGSFEINNVRLAKIMLTQFAGRRLEDQLELYDEWADRFEDLPLYFMTFHGQQNIKTVIDTMQHAVYMYDITHVIIDNLQFMMGQDHLSVDRLIAQDYVVGAFRKFATDNNCHITLVIHPRKEDDEKELQTASIFGSAKASQEADNVLILQERKLTSGPGKRFLQVSKNRFDGDVGIFPLEFSKTSLTFSSSKSKSRLKKVKEEKELLAKKALEGGVGASKKP
- the MRPL43 gene encoding large ribosomal subunit protein mL43, which codes for MTGRGSPSRFLTAVLHNGVGRYVRQLQRLQFLFSPTAADARGARQFVEEAAQDFARQHPDVVLYVSPGSGTAPLVRAEYLNGTVREELIASKTSEEIVQLVTKLANQSGLDIIRIRKPFHTDNPSVQGQWHPLTNKPSILTVQGPRLQPQ
- the SEMA4G gene encoding semaphorin-4G isoform X1; the encoded protein is MLQEVPPLQLPSMACAGCRLDALCHAFVSPLANEGLFLPEAVSGMRPCLVKHPCIYAAGCFSSQLACEVLGQQECLTWCSVFQEGLVASPVPGSWRACPEDQLCQPAGSGWGSCPCHKSRKMNGDTAHVMTTLVMAVVAAMGYPSRRSATDLDATPRTTVTFDELSDVRRFNAHTLNYSTLLLEDDRGILYVGARGAIFALNSSDVADGSHRTIHWEASPEKQMDCQQKGKNNKTECFNHVRFLQRLNSTHLYACGTYAFHPLCAAIDANRFMLPSHFEEGKEKCPYDPARGYTGLIVDGGLYTATRYEFRSLPDIRRNLHQRPLKTEESPLHWLNDAEFVASVLVRESRDSPVGDDDKIYYFFTERAGEETTSFFDKSHVARVARVARVCKSDVGGKKILQRKWTSFMKARLVCYIPYYEVLRSVCSLDGGGWASTVFYAAFTLSAQWRTMEASAVCRYSISAVQRAFEGPYMEYQDSTRKWARYDGAVPEPRPGSCITDHSRRKGYNSSQDLPNSVLDFVKLHPLMFEEVKPAGGEPLLVKKSVAYSRLAVDRVQALDGRSYDVLFMGTGDGWLHKAVVVGSGIHIVEEVQVFRDLQPVESLVISHAQRSLYVGAASGIVQVPLATCARYTSCYDCILARDPYCAWDGRACRATATTDSTGLVQDIQSGNKGCRSISGRGSLPWKNRTVLQGDDVLLPCDQRSNLARAVWLLNGSEVLGMGQDRLRVGVDGLLVTDTLPQHSGEYRCYGEERGLQTLLAAYSLTVLPEIPRSPTAATPPHAASQAANDMKVAYISAIVTLVVLCAVLSTVLLYMSCLEKRKGKYVLGEPRPSSVELQTVSANCLRKGHREEEEEEEELTYPDGCLRIIPGEAPTAATSPVKELPVAVPPLPPPLPAELTNGMGALPNVLRKMNGNSYMLLQQQEEPLVSPLYSASFTEELSKILEKRKHTQLVEKLDESSV
- the SEMA4G gene encoding semaphorin-4G isoform X2, with protein sequence MNGDTAHVMTTLVMAVVAAMGYPSRRSATDLDATPRTTVTFDELSDVRRFNAHTLNYSTLLLEDDRGILYVGARGAIFALNSSDVADGSHRTIHWEASPEKQMDCQQKGKNNKTECFNHVRFLQRLNSTHLYACGTYAFHPLCAAIDANRFMLPSHFEEGKEKCPYDPARGYTGLIVDGGLYTATRYEFRSLPDIRRNLHQRPLKTEESPLHWLNDAEFVASVLVRESRDSPVGDDDKIYYFFTERAGEETTSFFDKSHVARVARVARVCKSDVGGKKILQRKWTSFMKARLVCYIPYYEVLRSVCSLDGGGWASTVFYAAFTLSAQWRTMEASAVCRYSISAVQRAFEGPYMEYQDSTRKWARYDGAVPEPRPGSCITDHSRRKGYNSSQDLPNSVLDFVKLHPLMFEEVKPAGGEPLLVKKSVAYSRLAVDRVQALDGRSYDVLFMGTGDGWLHKAVVVGSGIHIVEEVQVFRDLQPVESLVISHAQRSLYVGAASGIVQVPLATCARYTSCYDCILARDPYCAWDGRACRATATTDSTGLVQDIQSGNKGCRSISGRGSLPWKNRTVLQGDDVLLPCDQRSNLARAVWLLNGSEVLGMGQDRLRVGVDGLLVTDTLPQHSGEYRCYGEERGLQTLLAAYSLTVLPEIPRSPTAATPPHAASQAANDMKVAYISAIVTLVVLCAVLSTVLLYMSCLEKRKGKYVLGEPRPSSVELQTVSANCLRKGHREEEEEEEELTYPDGCLRIIPGEAPTAATSPVKELPVAVPPLPPPLPAELTNGMGALPNVLRKMNGNSYMLLQQQEEPLVSPLYSASFTEELSKILEKRKHTQLVEKLDESSV
- the SEMA4G gene encoding semaphorin-4G isoform X3, translated to MDCQQKGKNNKTECFNHVRFLQRLNSTHLYACGTYAFHPLCAAIDANRFMLPSHFEEGKEKCPYDPARGYTGLIVDGGLYTATRYEFRSLPDIRRNLHQRPLKTEESPLHWLNDAEFVASVLVRESRDSPVGDDDKIYYFFTERAGEETTSFFDKSHVARVARVARVCKSDVGGKKILQRKWTSFMKARLVCYIPYYEVLRSVCSLDGGGWASTVFYAAFTLSAQWRTMEASAVCRYSISAVQRAFEGPYMEYQDSTRKWARYDGAVPEPRPGSCITDHSRRKGYNSSQDLPNSVLDFVKLHPLMFEEVKPAGGEPLLVKKSVAYSRLAVDRVQALDGRSYDVLFMGTGDGWLHKAVVVGSGIHIVEEVQVFRDLQPVESLVISHAQRSLYVGAASGIVQVPLATCARYTSCYDCILARDPYCAWDGRACRATATTDSTGLVQDIQSGNKGCRSISGRGSLPWKNRTVLQGDDVLLPCDQRSNLARAVWLLNGSEVLGMGQDRLRVGVDGLLVTDTLPQHSGEYRCYGEERGLQTLLAAYSLTVLPEIPRSPTAATPPHAASQAANDMKVAYISAIVTLVVLCAVLSTVLLYMSCLEKRKGKYVLGEPRPSSVELQTVSANCLRKGHREEEEEEEELTYPDGCLRIIPGEAPTAATSPVKELPVAVPPLPPPLPAELTNGMGALPNVLRKMNGNSYMLLQQQEEPLVSPLYSASFTEELSKILEKRKHTQLVEKLDESSV